A region from the Manihot esculenta cultivar AM560-2 chromosome 13, M.esculenta_v8, whole genome shotgun sequence genome encodes:
- the LOC110630261 gene encoding 18S rRNA aminocarboxypropyltransferase isoform X1 codes for MGHNKPRRSKTQHSHRGQSSRTIQIEREDESLPSAQVPEEDTNVPVIQLAMWDFGQCDAKRCTGRKLARFGLLKESICTTFDFSFMVQLIGFSLCLNWSLSYADQELRVSSGFGGIVLSPVGSQCVSREDHFLIKRRGLAVVDCSWARLGDVPFVKLRCAAPRLLPWLVAANPVNYGRPCELSCVEALSAALIICGEEETANLLLGKFKWGHAFLSLNRELLKSYAECENSAAIISVQNDWLSLQNKVPKAVPDVQGGETSKDEDASSDSEDGLPPLERNMNHLNFEESDDESE; via the exons ATGGGGCATAATAAACCCAGGCGATCCAAAACCCAACATTCCCATCGTGGACAATCCAGCAGGACAATTCAAATTGAAAG GGAAGATGAGTCTCTTCCATCTGCTCAAG TTCCTGAGGAGGATACAAACGTCCCCGTAATTCAGcttgcaatgtgg GACTTTGGACAATGTGACGCAAAAAGGTGTACAGGCCGCAAGCTTGCAAGATTTGGTTTGTTGAAAGAAAGTATCTGTACAACTTTCGACTTTAGTTTTATGGTTCAGCTGATTGGATTCTCATTATGCTTAAATTGGAGTTTGTCTTATGCTGACCAG GAGTTGCGGGTCAGTAGTGGTTTTGGTGGCATTGTTTTAAG TCCTGTTGGGAGTCAATGTGTCTCTAGAGAAGATCATTTCTTAATAAAGAGGAGAGGATTAGCTGTTGTGGATTGCTCATGGGCGCGCTTGGGAGATGTACCATTTGTGAAACTACGCTGTGCTGCTCCTCGCTTGT TACCATGGCTTGTAGCCGCAAACCCGGTAAATTATGGTCGACCCTGTGAGCTCTCTTGTGTAGAAGCACTATCTGCAGCTCTAATAATATG TGGGGAAGAGGAAACTGCAAATTTGTTGCTGGGCAAGTTCAAATGGGGGCATGCATTCCTGAGCCTCAACAG GGAACTTCTAAAGTCATATGCTGAGTGTGAAAACAGTGCGGCCATCATTTCTGTCCAAAATGATTGGCTTTCCCTCCAAAATAAAGTTCCAAAAGCTGTCCCAGATGTTCAAG GAGGAGAAACAAGCAAAGATGAGGACGCTTCTAGTGATTCAGAAGATGGACTTCCACCACTAGAGAGGAATATGAATCATTTGAACTTTGAGGAAAGTGATGATGAAAGTGAATAG
- the LOC110630261 gene encoding 18S rRNA aminocarboxypropyltransferase isoform X2, whose protein sequence is MGHNKPRRSKTQHSHRGQSSRTIQIEREDESLPSAQVPEEDTNVPVIQLAMWDFGQCDAKRCTGRKLARFGLLKESICTTFDFSFMVQLIGFSLCLNWSLSYADQELRVSSGFGGIVLSPVGSQCVSREDHFLIKRRGLAVVDCSWARLGDVPFVKLRCAAPRLLPWLVAANPVNYGRPCELSCVEALSAALIICGEEETANLLLGKFKWGHAFLSLNRELLKSYAECENSAAIISVQNDWLSLQNKVPKAVPDVQGKLKSVLQKK, encoded by the exons ATGGGGCATAATAAACCCAGGCGATCCAAAACCCAACATTCCCATCGTGGACAATCCAGCAGGACAATTCAAATTGAAAG GGAAGATGAGTCTCTTCCATCTGCTCAAG TTCCTGAGGAGGATACAAACGTCCCCGTAATTCAGcttgcaatgtgg GACTTTGGACAATGTGACGCAAAAAGGTGTACAGGCCGCAAGCTTGCAAGATTTGGTTTGTTGAAAGAAAGTATCTGTACAACTTTCGACTTTAGTTTTATGGTTCAGCTGATTGGATTCTCATTATGCTTAAATTGGAGTTTGTCTTATGCTGACCAG GAGTTGCGGGTCAGTAGTGGTTTTGGTGGCATTGTTTTAAG TCCTGTTGGGAGTCAATGTGTCTCTAGAGAAGATCATTTCTTAATAAAGAGGAGAGGATTAGCTGTTGTGGATTGCTCATGGGCGCGCTTGGGAGATGTACCATTTGTGAAACTACGCTGTGCTGCTCCTCGCTTGT TACCATGGCTTGTAGCCGCAAACCCGGTAAATTATGGTCGACCCTGTGAGCTCTCTTGTGTAGAAGCACTATCTGCAGCTCTAATAATATG TGGGGAAGAGGAAACTGCAAATTTGTTGCTGGGCAAGTTCAAATGGGGGCATGCATTCCTGAGCCTCAACAG GGAACTTCTAAAGTCATATGCTGAGTGTGAAAACAGTGCGGCCATCATTTCTGTCCAAAATGATTGGCTTTCCCTCCAAAATAAAGTTCCAAAAGCTGTCCCAGATGTTCAAG GAAAACTCAAAAGTGTATtacaaaagaaataa
- the LOC110630261 gene encoding 18S rRNA aminocarboxypropyltransferase isoform X3 has protein sequence MGHNKPRRSKTQHSHRGQSSRTIQIEREDESLPSAQVPEEDTNVPVIQLAMWDFGQCDAKRCTGRKLARFGLLKELRVSSGFGGIVLSPVGSQCVSREDHFLIKRRGLAVVDCSWARLGDVPFVKLRCAAPRLLPWLVAANPVNYGRPCELSCVEALSAALIICGEEETANLLLGKFKWGHAFLSLNRELLKSYAECENSAAIISVQNDWLSLQNKVPKAVPDVQGGETSKDEDASSDSEDGLPPLERNMNHLNFEESDDESE, from the exons ATGGGGCATAATAAACCCAGGCGATCCAAAACCCAACATTCCCATCGTGGACAATCCAGCAGGACAATTCAAATTGAAAG GGAAGATGAGTCTCTTCCATCTGCTCAAG TTCCTGAGGAGGATACAAACGTCCCCGTAATTCAGcttgcaatgtgg GACTTTGGACAATGTGACGCAAAAAGGTGTACAGGCCGCAAGCTTGCAAGATTTGGTTTGTTGAAA GAGTTGCGGGTCAGTAGTGGTTTTGGTGGCATTGTTTTAAG TCCTGTTGGGAGTCAATGTGTCTCTAGAGAAGATCATTTCTTAATAAAGAGGAGAGGATTAGCTGTTGTGGATTGCTCATGGGCGCGCTTGGGAGATGTACCATTTGTGAAACTACGCTGTGCTGCTCCTCGCTTGT TACCATGGCTTGTAGCCGCAAACCCGGTAAATTATGGTCGACCCTGTGAGCTCTCTTGTGTAGAAGCACTATCTGCAGCTCTAATAATATG TGGGGAAGAGGAAACTGCAAATTTGTTGCTGGGCAAGTTCAAATGGGGGCATGCATTCCTGAGCCTCAACAG GGAACTTCTAAAGTCATATGCTGAGTGTGAAAACAGTGCGGCCATCATTTCTGTCCAAAATGATTGGCTTTCCCTCCAAAATAAAGTTCCAAAAGCTGTCCCAGATGTTCAAG GAGGAGAAACAAGCAAAGATGAGGACGCTTCTAGTGATTCAGAAGATGGACTTCCACCACTAGAGAGGAATATGAATCATTTGAACTTTGAGGAAAGTGATGATGAAAGTGAATAG